The following nucleotide sequence is from Prosthecobacter sp..
CTCGGCTCCACCCTCGCGCTGCCGGGAATGTCCTCGCTCATGGCCAAGACCGTGGGCGGCTCCGTCCAGGCGGCAAAAGGTGCGGGAATGGGCGCACGGCGCTTTGTGGCGATTGGGAACCTGCTCGGCTACCAGACGAAGAGCCTGTTCCCCACGACGCAGGGCCGGAACTACGAGAAGACGACGCTGCTGGAGCCAGTTTGGGATATTCGCGACGAGATGACGGTTTTGCGCGGTCTCGATCATGGCGTGAAGGGCGGGCATTTCGCGGTGCATTCGTTCCTTTCGGGCGTGCTGAACTCTGAGGCGCAAAATCGGCCGGATGGGAATGTGACCATTGACCAGTTCCTCGCGGACGAGGTGGGCTTTGAGACGCGGTTTCCATCGCTCACGGTCGGTTCGGAAGGCGGCATCCATGGCGGTTGCCAGATCGCGTGGACGAAGTCTGGCGTGCGTGTGCCGCCAGTCACGAATCCAGCCGAGTTGTTCGAGAAACTCTTCGTCACCGACTCGAAGGAGCGTCAGGCTCGTCGGGCGGAGGAGAACCAGGTGCAGGCTTCCATCCTCGATTCCGTATTGGATGAGGCGAACCGTCTCTCGAAGCAGGTGAACAAGGAGGACAAGGACAAGCTCGACGAATACCTCACCTCCGTCCGTGATGTGGAAAAGCGCTTGGAACTGCGTCAGCGCTGGACGAATCAGCCGAAGCCGAAAGCGCCCTTCGACAAGCCCGCGAACCGCAACGCCGTGGAAGATCTGCCGCTGCTGTATGAGATGATCGCGCTCGCCTTGCAGTCGGACAGCACGCGCATCGCCACGCTGGAGATCGGCGGTGATTTCATGCCACAGCATCTCGGCATCAAAAAAGACTGGCACGGTCTCTCGCATCACGGCAATGCCCCCGAAGCCATCGCGGACCTCATCACGCTGGAGAAGTATCAGATCGAGCACTACGGCAAATTCGTCGCCCGACTCGCGAAGATGAACGACGGCGAGCGCACGCTGCTCGACTCGACGACGGTGCTTTTCGGCAGCGGCATGGGCGATGGCAATTCACACAAGAACTCCGACCTGCCCATCCTCCTCGCTGGGGGCGGCTACAAGCACGGCGAATTCCGCGAAGTGCCGCGTGAAGGCATCAACAAGGTGCCGCTGTGCAACCTCTTCGTGGACATCGCGCAGAAGATGGGTGTGGAGACCGATTCGTTCGGCAGCAGCACGGGGCGGTTTGCTTGAACGGAGGATTTTAACCGCTGATTAGACGCTAATGGGACGCTGATAACAGAAATCAGAATTCAGATCATTAGCGTCATGTCAGCGTCCAATTAGCGGTTTTTAAACTGGCCGCCCACACGCTCAAACGCTTTCGATCTTGAACTCAAAGAACCTCATTCAGAACCTCCTCTTCACGTCAGCGGTTTTCGCGGCATCATCTGCGCACGCCGCCGATACCCCACCGAAGGTCGTGCAGCAGTTCCTTGGCAAATACTGCCTGGAGTGCCATGACGCGGATGTGCAGAAGGGCGACCGCGCTTTTGATGCGTTCGCGCTGCCACTGAAGTCGGTGAACGAGCTCATTGAGGCACGCGACATCATCGACCAGCTCACTTTGAAGGAGATGCCGCCGAAGAAGGCAGATCAGCCGAAGGACGACGAGCGCATCGCGATGATCCGGGCGCTGCGTGATGGCACGGTGGCGGCGCATGCGAAATTTCAGACCACGGGCAGCCGCACGGTGATGCGCCGCCTTTCCAGCCGCGAGTATGAAAACACGCTCGCCGTGCTGTTTGGCCGCCGCGTGGACACGCTGGGCCTCACGGCGGATTTTCCGAAGGAGAAGACCACCGAGCACATGGACACCATCGGCAAGTCGCTGGTGACCTCCGGCTTCCTCGTGGATCAATACTTTCAGTCCGCGAACCGCCTCGTCGAAACACGCCTCGGCAAACCGGCGATGGAACCGAAGGATTGGAAATTTAACAGCCACTTCGTGCAATACGAGGAACTCAGCGGCTCACACAAATCCGCCTTCAACTACCGCTACCTGAATCTCTACGAGCAGCCGAACACCGACACGCGCCAGGGAGGTTACGGCCACATCGAGGACTTCCTCAAAGGCGTGCCCGTCTCCGGCCTCTACGACCTCGAAGTCGAGGCCACGGCGCTGCATCGCGACACGCATTACGACCCTGCCATCTTTGGCATCGACTTCTCCGAGCCCTTCATCCTCGGCGTCGTGCCGGGCGATGTCACGAAAGGACACATCCACTACCCGCAGGCCATCGAGCCGTTGCTCGCCAGCGCCGTGGTGCCGGACAACACGCCCACCTGGTTCAAATTCCGCGTGTGGCTCGAAGCGGGGCAAACACCGCGCTTCATCTTCCCGAACGGCCCCTTTGAATCCCGCGCCTCCGTCGTCACGATCAACAAACGCTACAAGGATGAGTTCAAAGACGATGTCGGCTCCTCCGGCGTCGGTCGTGCGCACATCTTGAAGGAAGGCAAGCTCCCGCACATCCGCATCAGCGAGATCAAGATCCACGGCCCCGTGCCCGAAAAGCCCGGCAGCGCCGAGGAAGTGGCCGTTTTCGGCAAGGACGGCTTCCAGGAAACTCGTGCGCTCGATCAACTTCATGCCTTCGCTGAGAAAGCCTACCGTCGACCGCTCACCGATGCGGATCGCCAGCCCATCCATGTGCTTTATGACAAGCGCATTGCTGAAAAGGCCTCGCCACGACAGGCCGCGCTCGATGCCGTGAAGCTCATCCTTTGCTCTCCGAGCTTCCTCTACCTAAGCGAGATCACCGACGAGTCCGCGAAGGCTCTCAAGCCCCACGATCTCACCACACGCCTCTCCTTTGCCCTCTGGGCCACACCGCCCGATGAAGCGCTGCTCGCCTCAGCCAAGTCCAGCAAACTCACGCAGGATGCCGAACTAAAAAAGCAGATCGAACGCATGCTCGCCGATGAACGCCTCAGCGGCTTCGTGAACGGCTTCCTCGACAGTTGGCTGAACCTCCGCGACCTCGGCGGCATGCCACCACCGCGTGAGAACTACCGCGCCTACTATGCCGAGGACCTGCCCACCTCGATGAAGACCGAGGCGCGGCTCTTTTTCCGCGACCTGCTCAAGAACAACGGCTCCGTCGCCCAGTTCATCGACTGCGAGCACACCTTCGTGGACAAGAAACTCGCCAAACTCTACGAGCTGCCCGAGGCGAAGACCCTGCGCCTCGCCGATGGCTTCAAGAAGGTCAACCTCAAAGGCAACACGCATCGCGGCGGTCTGCTCGGCATGGCCGCCGTGCTCACCGTCAGCGCCAACGGCGTCGAGACCTCGCCCGTCACGCGCGGCGTGTGGGTCAGTGAAAACATCCTCGGCATCCCGCCGCCCCCGCCGCCGGATGTCGTGCCCGCCATTGATCCCGATGTCAGCGGTGCCACCACCATCCGCGACCGACTCGCCAAACACCGCGCCGACGCCGCCTGCGCCGAGTGCCATCGCAAGATCGACCCGCTCGGCTTCAGCCTGGAGACCTTCGACCCCATCGGTCACTGGCGCAGCACCTACCCGAAGCCGAAAAAAGCCAAAGACGCTCCGAAGATCGACACCACCGGCGAATTCACCTCTGGCGAAACGTATGCGGACTTCGCCAGCTTCAAAAAAATCATCCACGAGACCCGCGCCGATCACTTCACCCGCCACCTCATCCGCCAGCTCCTCACCTACACCACCGGCCGCACCATGGAGCTCAACGACGACTTCATCATCGACCAGCTCCACGAAAAGGTGAAGACGCGGGGCCTCGGTCTGAAAACGCTGATGGTCGAGTGTTTGATGAGCGAGGTTTTTCGATCGAGGTGAGGTGTCCGCTACAAAAAGCAAAACGCGGCTGAAGTCATACAGCGTCTAATTGACGTTCCAGTTGACGCGCGCGCTGCTGAAAGGACGCGCAATCGCATGACATCCGGGTGAAACGCGGCGACAGGAAAGTGGCGTTATTCCTGCTTTATCTTCTTCATGCAACGATTCACCTGTGACTGCGGCAATGTGCTTTTCTTCGGCAGTTCCAAATGCCTGAAGTGCGGCGGAGATGTGGGCTATGATCCGGTGCAGGGATTGATGGTGCGGCTGCGGCCCGGCGGGAAGATGAAGCGCTGCGCCAATGGCGTGAAGCATGGCGTGTGCAACTGGACGCTGCCTGCGGAGGTCAAAGAGACGCTGTGTGTGGCCTGCAGCATGAACCGTACGATCCCGGACCTGAGCACGGGACGAAATCTGATGCTGTGGGGGCGCATGGAGATGGCGAAGCGGCGGCTCATTTACACCATGCTGCGTCTGGGCATCACGCTGCCGTCAAAATCGGTGAATGCGCAGGCGGGCCTGGCGTTTGACATTGTGAGCACGCTGTCGAACCCCAACGTGACAACGGGACATCTCAATGGTGTGATCACCGTGAACCTGGAAGAAGCGGATGACACGTATCGACAGATCAACCGGCAGCAACTGGGCGAGAACAGCCGCACGTTGCTCGGTCACTTCCGCCATGAGAGCGCGCACTATCTCTGGCAGCGCTGTTTGTCGGATCTCAACTGGGATGATCCGCTGCGGCTGGCGTTTCGGGAACGTTTTGGCGATGAATGGCTGGACTACTCCACGGCGCTCAACACGCACTACCAACGCGGCGTTCAAGCAGGTTGGGAGCAGAGCTTCATCACCGGTTACGCGGCGTCACATCCGTGGGAGGACTGGGCGGAGACGTGGGCGCACTACTTGCAGATCGTGGACGGTCTGGAGACCTGCGAGAGCCTGGGCATTCATGTGAAACACATCGCACTGCCGCTGGTGATGCTGCCGGGCGAGGCGGGCACACTGCCAGCGATGCTGCCACAAAACGGGATCACGGATGGTGAATTCCTGGCGTGGCTGCAGCGTTGGATGTGTCTTTCCACGGTGCTGAACGAGATCTCCCACAGCATCGGTGAAGCGCCGCTGTATCCGTTTGTCATCTCGGTGCGTGTGGCGCAGAAACTGCGTCTGGCGCATCATTTCGCCCAGGTGTGGGCACTCAGGACTTCCTGAGCGCCTTCGCCGGTGCTGATCGCGGATGATTAGAATGAGCGATAAGACGTCCTCGATGAACCGTAGGGACTGACAACATTCCGTTGCTGGCCATGGTTGTGACCGTCGCCCGGGTAGTGGGCGTGAGAGCCGCCGTAGTAGTACTGTCCGTTGTGTTGGTACCGGTTGGTGTAGGTTCTGCCTTGGTAGCTGTACCTGCCGGTTTGATAATTCCCGCCGGAGTAATAACGACCCCCGAGATAGTAGGCGGACCCAGAGTAGTTGGGGGGCAGTGTCGAGTAAGTGTTGTAACCGCTGCGGTAGTTGTTGCCGTAGCCGCCGCCAGCATAACCTGGATCGACGACACAGGAGGTGATGGACAGAGCGGCGAGAAGCGGGAGGAAGAGCAAGGAACGAGTGTATTTCATGGGTTTGAGGGGTTTAGGGGCGGGTTGAGCGGACGATTGGCTGCGAAAATAGGAAAGAGGAGGGAGACTAAATCCGCCCGGTGGCGAGCAGGACGATGAGAATGATGACAATGAGGCCTGCACCGCCTCCCAAGAGGTGGTTGCCGGAACGGAATCCATATCCACCACCACCGAGCAGCAGGAGAATGAGAAGAATGACGATGATGTTCATGGATGTCTGAGTTTGGGGTTGGTGGCCGACCGATTTACGAGGTGCCAGGTTCAAGCCGCCTTCTTGTGGGTCTTCATGAGTTGAGCATAGGCCCGCGCACCTCCCGAGTGCCATGGGGTGTTCACCCCATGGCTTCAACAACGTGTCCGAGCCTATCATCTGCATCAAGATGCCGCGTGGCCGCCGTAATGAGTGACGCAACCTCACGGGGCTTCGTTCAGGCACAAGATAGCAACTTTATGAAACTTAAATCACTACTGACCACCATCGCCCTCGCCGCCTCATCTCTCTGTCTGCAGGCCCGGGGGCCTGCGCCAGCCAATGTGGATGTCTTTCGCGCCACGGAAGATGTCACCGAACTCATCGGTCTGGAAGTTTGGAACCTCCAGAATGTCAGGCTGGGCAAAATCAAATTCATCACCGCTGACCTGCTCAATGCGCGCCTGGTTGAGGTGGTCGTGACCACGAGCGGTGGTTTTTTGGGTTTTGGCGGAAAGACAACGTCCGTGCCACCCCGCTCGCTCACGCTCGACAAAGCCGCGCAGGTGGCACGACTAGACATGAGCAAGGCAAAATTCAACGCCGCGCCCAAGTTCATCACGTCCGATGTGGCGGCTTATTCCGACCGCAGACGTCTGGCCACGATGATGCGCTATTATGGTCTGGAGCCCTGGTTCTACCTTGAAGGTCAGGCCGTCCAAAAAAACGCCCGGATTTTGCAACTGGGCTATGTCCACAGAACGGACTTTCTGCTCAATCTCCAAATCAAGAACCAAAGCGGGCAATACTTGGGGAAAGTGGGAAGCCTGATGATGGATCTCCCCAAGGGGCAGATCGTCCATGTCATTGCCTCCACGGCGGCCATGGGCGGAGCCAAAAACGCTGTCATCCAGGCAAGGGACTTGCAGTTCAATGCGGCACACAATGGCCTCGTGCTGGACCGCACCCTGGCAGAATTTGCCGGCGAACCGCAGTTGAAATGGCATGGTGACCGCAAAGAATCCTTTCAACAGGAGTCCTATGTGAACCGGGAGGTGCAGGCCGACAAAGGCCTCCATTCCCGGCAGAGCGCGCAGGAAGGCATCGTCAGAAACGCCACCGTGATGGAGGAGGGCGAGAGCTTTCGCGACGAGCAGAAAACCCGCCTCATCAAACAACGCATCCAGGCCGATCCCGCCCTCTCAGCGCATGCGAAGAATGTGGAAGTCGTCACGCTGCACGCCCAGACCACGCTGCGCGGCCATGTGAACACCATTGAAGGCAAGCGCCGGATCGGTGAGATCGCCGCCAAGGCCGGACGTCCGGAAAACGTGAGCAATCTCATCGAAATCAGGCCGCATTGAAGTGTTTTAAGGCGGGCGTTGCTTCAGCGCCCGCCGTGAGGCCTGCGTTCTTTTGGAAACACCTCCGGGCCACGCCGCCTGATCTACTCGTTCGTCAGGATGACTTTCAAAGCGCGTTCGCGCGCCGCATTGCCAAAGGTGTCGTAAGCACTGATGACCTCGCTCAGCGGGAAGTGATGCGTGACAAGCTGCTTCGGCAGCAGTCTGCCAGACATGACAGTCTTCAGCAGCAAGGGGGTCGTCACAGCATCGACGAGGCGTGTGGTGATGGTGATGTTCTGCGACCAGAGTGTTTCGAGATGCAGCGGCACGCTTTCACCATGCACGCCGACGTTGGCGATGTGCCCGCCGGGGGCGATGATGGCCTGACAGATCTCAAAGGTGGCCGGCACACCGACCGCTTCGATGGCCACGTCCACACCTCTGCCAAAAGTCATGGCCATGATTTTCGCCAAGGCTTTGCCATCGCTGTTGTTGATCAGCTTGGTAGCCCCCAGCTTTTTGGCGACATCGAGACGATGGTCGTCACGATCAATCATGATGATGTCCGCCGGAGAATAGAACCTGGCCGTCAGCAGCGCGGCAAGTCCGACGGGACCGGCACCGATGATGGCTACGATGTCACCGGGCTTCACGCAGCCGTTGAGCACGCCGCACTCATAGCCGGTGGGCAGAATGTCACTGAGCATGACCATGGCTTCTTCGTCCGCATTTTCAGGGATGTGATGCAGGCTCGTGTCCGCCCAGGGAATGCGCACGTATTCGGCCTGCGTACCATCAATCGTGTTGCCCAGGATCCAGCCACCCTGCTCGCAGTGAGAGCACATGCCACGTCGGCAGTATTCGCACTTTCCGCAGGCCGTGATGCAGGAAATCAGCACCCGGTCGCCTTGATGGAAGCGTGTGACGCCTGTGCCGGCTTCCTCAATGATGCCAATGCCTTCGTGACCCAAGATGCGCCCTTCAGACACGGTGGGGACATCACCTTTGAGAATGTGCAGGTCCGTGCCGCAGATGGTGGTCTTGGTGATGCGTACCACGGCATCGGTCGCCTCTTTCAACACCGGTCTGGGCATGTCCTGCAGGCCTTTCCTGCCTGGACTGTGATAAACGAGAGCTTTCATAAGGTGTTCCGGGTGTGCCTGAGCTTGTTTTCCATGGCTCAAGCGATAGGCGATGAAGAAACACGCCCGCCATGGGGTGAGCACCCCAAACGGCGCTCCGTTCAATGAGACGGCCTGACAGACTCCTCTGTCAGGCGCAACGCCACCTGCTCTTCAAACCAGCGCTGCACATCAAGACCGGGATACGTCAGAAAAAGGGCATTCATGGCCAGCACCGATTCCGCTGGCCAGAAATCCCTGGTTTCCATGGGTGCTGCCGCAGGCATGAGGTGTGTTTTCATGCACATCTTTTCGGGCTACTTCGGGGCGATCGCCGGAGCGTCATGCTTGAAGTGATCACGGACGCGAGCAGCGATCTGCCGGTCTGTCATCTTGTCAGCCGTCTCAACGACAACGACGCAGCCTTTGGGCAGGGCTTTTTCGAGTTCTTTGTGCAACTCGCCCTTGGCCTCGCCAGGGCCGAAAATGAAAATTTCTTCCGCCTCGCGAACACAGGCAATGACCTCCTCATAGTAGCGATGCAACTGCGCGGTGAACTTCCGTTGGCTCACATCATCCGCCTCGGTCAGTTGTGCTTCAAATGGGGTGGTGGAGCGTTCGCCATGGATGCGCCCCGGCTGCCGGTCCGCATCGGACAAAATCACTTTGATTTCCTCTCCGGCACTGGATTCCGAAACGATGACTGCTCTCCGATGGTCGATCCACAGACCGATGTTTGTTTTCATGAGGGTTGTTGGTTCAGGCGAAGCTCAGGCGTGACGCAGAGGGATGCTCCTCCTGCAACGTGGTCATTGAGCTGTCAGGTTGCGAAGATTCATAAGTCGCGCAGAAATCGCTCCCGCCGGCTTTGCTGAGGACTTCCTTCGCCAGCGTGACGGCGTCATCACTCTCTGCCACCACCGAAACCAGAAGTCGCCCGTCTTTCATTCTGTCTGCATAGAGCCGGGCCTTCGCCCAAGGCACTCCCTGATTTTGCAGGCCGCCCACGAGATCGCCCAGGGCGGCCATCATTGGCCCGGTGCCCGAAAGGACCGAAATGTCACGGATGGAAAACGCCTCACTCTTCAATCGCTGCACCATCTGGTCAGCTTGAAGACGGGAGAAGGCGATGCAGAAGACGGAGTCCTGTTTCATATGATTGGGGAGTGCGGTTGGGCTGATCCTAGACGCGCACCTCCTGGCATCACCATGGGGTGTTCACCCCAAATGGGCGGCATGGGTCGAACGTGGCGTGTCATCGTTCATGGCGGCCATCTCCGACCTCACAGGGTCATGGTGAGATGATGTTCAGCGATCAATTCCGCCTGTGCACCGAACCAGTCTTTCACATCATGGCCGTCCACTCCGCCGTGATTCTGATAGTTGAGATAGGCCCGGTACGCGACTTCATCAGTTGATGGGGCGAACGATGTCAGCGTGTGATTCTGCGGTGCGGCGGCACCTGGTTTGAAGACTGTGAGGTGTGTCATGGAAGCAAGATCATCCACCTGCCACGCCCTGTTTGCGATGGGGTGTAAACCTGCTTTGTGCTGGAAGCCGCCCTCGCCCTTTCTGCGACCACCCCGGGCCTTTATTTCAAAGCAGGGCCGCTCTCGGCGAATTCCAGCGCCACGTTGAGGGTCTCCATGAATTCGTTCACTTTGATAGGCTTGGTGAGATAGCGGAAGAAGCCGGCTTCGAGGCCTTTGGCGATGTCGCTGGGGATGGCGTTGGCGCTAACGGCGACGATGGGGATGTGCGCGGTGGTGGGATCGAGGCGGATGAGCTTCATGGCGTCAATGCCGCTGATGCCTGGGAGATTGATGTCCATCAGGATGACATCCGGCAGGTAGCCGTGGGCGAGACTGATGCCGTCCTTGCCATTCTGTGCGGTCAGCAGTCGCAGATCGGGCCGGCGGGAGATCAACTGCTCGATGAGCTTCAGGTTCGCGGGATTGTCTTCAATGTAGAGCAATAGGCGTGTCCGCGTGCCTGCCTCGCTGGGTGCCGCGATCAGCGTGGTGCTGACGGCTTTGATAAAATCCGCATGGGGATCCAGATCGGCGCCGAGTTCGATCCAGAACACGCTGCCAACGCCGACAGTGCTCTGCGCGCCGATGGTGCCCTCCATGAGTTCCACCAAGCGTTTGCTGACAACGAGGCCGATGCCGGTGCCTTCTTCGCCCGTGGCTTCTTTGCCCAGGCGATTGAAGGCTTGGAAAAGCTGCGCCAGCAGTTCGGGAGTCAGCCCCGCGCCGGTGTCCCTGACGCTGATGCGCAGGCGGTCGGCGGGGGTCAAATCGCAGTCCACCACGACCGTTCCTCCGGCCTGGTTGTATTTGATCGCATTGGACAGCAGATTGATGAGCACCTGCTTCAGGCGTGTGCGGTCCGCCTTGATGAAACATGGATGCTCGAATTTCGGAAACGACATGCTGATGCCGCGCTTCTGCGCCTGCGGCTCGATCATGGCCTGGCATTCGATCATGACCTCGGGCAGCGAGACGGCCTCCAGCGAAAGCGACAGCCGGCCGGACTCGATCACGGCGAGGTCGAGGATGTCATTGATCAGTTCCAGGAGAAACCAGCCGGCGTGAAGGATCTGCTCGATGCTGGCCTTCTGCGCGGGCGTGGGCCCCGGCGCGTCGGACTCCATGAGCTGGGCAAAGCCGAGGATGGCATTGAGCGGAGAGCGCAGCTCGTGGCTCATGCTGGAAAGGAAGTCGGACTTCGCGAGGTTGGCCTTCTCGGCAATGGCCTTGGCCTTTTCCAACTCGACGGTGTTTTCCTGGAGCACCTTGTCCCAGCGTTTGCGCTCGGTGACATCACGCGCAGCGGCGAAGACGCCTTGCAGGACACCATCGCGATTATGGAAGGTGGTGGCGTTGTAGGAGACCACGGTTTCCTTGCCGTCCTTGGCCCGCGCCGTGAGTTCATAATCGGTGACCTTGCCTTCGCTGAGCACGCGTTTGATGCCGGCCTTCGCCAGCACCGGGTCGGTGAAGTAGTTTTTGAACAGCTCTCCAATCAGCTCCTCGCGCGAGCGGCCGGTCAGTGTTTCCATCTGATTGTTCACGTCGGTGATGATGCCGGCCGGATCGGTGGTCATCAGCGCGTCGATGTTGGATTCGATGAGCGAGCGCGTGTAGAACTGCTGGTCGCGCAGACGCTGGTCGAGTTTCTTCTGCTCCTCCTCAACCTGCTTGCGAGCGGTGTTGTCCGTGCCGATCAGGAGATAGCCGATGATGGTATTTCGGGCGTCTCGCAGCGCCGTGACCGACACCACCGCCGGGAAGCGGCTGCCATCCTTGCGGATGTAGGTCAGTTCATAGATATCCTCGATGCCGCGTGAGGCTTTGAAGACCAAGGCCTCGAACCCAGGTGCGATCGTGGTGGCAAGTTCGATGCTCAAGGCCCTCGCACGCGCGACCACTTCCTGCGGGTCTGAAATCTCGGCCGGGGTGATCTTGTTCACCACTTCGGCGGCGGCATAGCCCAGCATGCGTTCGGCACCGACGTTGAAGATCTGGATGACGCCCTTCTCGTCGGTGGCGATGCTGGAGAAGTTGGCGCTGTTGAAAATGGCGTTCTGCAGGGCGCCCGCTTGAAGCAACGCCTCCTCCGCCTGCTTGCGCGCGGTGTTGTCCGTGCCGATTAAAAGATAGCCGATGATGCCGTTGTGATCGTGGACATCACGCAGCGCGGTGACCGACACCACCGCCGGAAAGCGGCTGCCGTCCTTGCGGATGTAGGTCAGTTCATAGATGTCCTCGATGCCGCGTGAGGCCTTGAACACGAGCGCCTCGAAACCGGGGGCGATGGTGGTTCCCAGTTCCAGGCTCAAGGCTTCGGCGCGCGCGATGACTTCCCGCGGATCGGAAATCTCCGCCGGGGTGATCTTGTTCAGCACATCGGCGGCGGTGTAGCCCAGCATGCGCTCGGCACCGACATTGAAGATCTGGATGACGCCTTTTTCATCCGTGGCGATGCTGG
It contains:
- a CDS encoding DUF1552 domain-containing protein, whose protein sequence is MNRRRFLLSSLGSTLALPGMSSLMAKTVGGSVQAAKGAGMGARRFVAIGNLLGYQTKSLFPTTQGRNYEKTTLLEPVWDIRDEMTVLRGLDHGVKGGHFAVHSFLSGVLNSEAQNRPDGNVTIDQFLADEVGFETRFPSLTVGSEGGIHGGCQIAWTKSGVRVPPVTNPAELFEKLFVTDSKERQARRAEENQVQASILDSVLDEANRLSKQVNKEDKDKLDEYLTSVRDVEKRLELRQRWTNQPKPKAPFDKPANRNAVEDLPLLYEMIALALQSDSTRIATLEIGGDFMPQHLGIKKDWHGLSHHGNAPEAIADLITLEKYQIEHYGKFVARLAKMNDGERTLLDSTTVLFGSGMGDGNSHKNSDLPILLAGGGYKHGEFREVPREGINKVPLCNLFVDIAQKMGVETDSFGSSTGRFA
- a CDS encoding DUF2934 domain-containing protein, producing the protein MTHLTVFKPGAAAPQNHTLTSFAPSTDEVAYRAYLNYQNHGGVDGHDVKDWFGAQAELIAEHHLTMTL
- a CDS encoding putative zinc-binding metallopeptidase, encoding MQRFTCDCGNVLFFGSSKCLKCGGDVGYDPVQGLMVRLRPGGKMKRCANGVKHGVCNWTLPAEVKETLCVACSMNRTIPDLSTGRNLMLWGRMEMAKRRLIYTMLRLGITLPSKSVNAQAGLAFDIVSTLSNPNVTTGHLNGVITVNLEEADDTYRQINRQQLGENSRTLLGHFRHESAHYLWQRCLSDLNWDDPLRLAFRERFGDEWLDYSTALNTHYQRGVQAGWEQSFITGYAASHPWEDWAETWAHYLQIVDGLETCESLGIHVKHIALPLVMLPGEAGTLPAMLPQNGITDGEFLAWLQRWMCLSTVLNEISHSIGEAPLYPFVISVRVAQKLRLAHHFAQVWALRTS
- a CDS encoding DUF1592 domain-containing protein, with product MNSKNLIQNLLFTSAVFAASSAHAADTPPKVVQQFLGKYCLECHDADVQKGDRAFDAFALPLKSVNELIEARDIIDQLTLKEMPPKKADQPKDDERIAMIRALRDGTVAAHAKFQTTGSRTVMRRLSSREYENTLAVLFGRRVDTLGLTADFPKEKTTEHMDTIGKSLVTSGFLVDQYFQSANRLVETRLGKPAMEPKDWKFNSHFVQYEELSGSHKSAFNYRYLNLYEQPNTDTRQGGYGHIEDFLKGVPVSGLYDLEVEATALHRDTHYDPAIFGIDFSEPFILGVVPGDVTKGHIHYPQAIEPLLASAVVPDNTPTWFKFRVWLEAGQTPRFIFPNGPFESRASVVTINKRYKDEFKDDVGSSGVGRAHILKEGKLPHIRISEIKIHGPVPEKPGSAEEVAVFGKDGFQETRALDQLHAFAEKAYRRPLTDADRQPIHVLYDKRIAEKASPRQAALDAVKLILCSPSFLYLSEITDESAKALKPHDLTTRLSFALWATPPDEALLASAKSSKLTQDAELKKQIERMLADERLSGFVNGFLDSWLNLRDLGGMPPPRENYRAYYAEDLPTSMKTEARLFFRDLLKNNGSVAQFIDCEHTFVDKKLAKLYELPEAKTLRLADGFKKVNLKGNTHRGGLLGMAAVLTVSANGVETSPVTRGVWVSENILGIPPPPPPDVVPAIDPDVSGATTIRDRLAKHRADAACAECHRKIDPLGFSLETFDPIGHWRSTYPKPKKAKDAPKIDTTGEFTSGETYADFASFKKIIHETRADHFTRHLIRQLLTYTTGRTMELNDDFIIDQLHEKVKTRGLGLKTLMVECLMSEVFRSR
- a CDS encoding BON domain-containing protein produces the protein MKLKSLLTTIALAASSLCLQARGPAPANVDVFRATEDVTELIGLEVWNLQNVRLGKIKFITADLLNARLVEVVVTTSGGFLGFGGKTTSVPPRSLTLDKAAQVARLDMSKAKFNAAPKFITSDVAAYSDRRRLATMMRYYGLEPWFYLEGQAVQKNARILQLGYVHRTDFLLNLQIKNQSGQYLGKVGSLMMDLPKGQIVHVIASTAAMGGAKNAVIQARDLQFNAAHNGLVLDRTLAEFAGEPQLKWHGDRKESFQQESYVNREVQADKGLHSRQSAQEGIVRNATVMEEGESFRDEQKTRLIKQRIQADPALSAHAKNVEVVTLHAQTTLRGHVNTIEGKRRIGEIAAKAGRPENVSNLIEIRPH
- a CDS encoding PAS domain S-box protein; the protein is MTPPSRRHSDNDPADGATSGSLTDNLRNDTFLKTGALQDAILNSANFSSIATDEKGVIQIFNVGAERMLGYTAADVLNKITPAEISDPREVIARAEALSLELGTTIAPGFEALVFKASRGIEDIYELTYIRKDGSRFPAVVSVTALRDVHDHNGIIGYLLIGTDNTARKQAEEALLQAGALQNAIFNSANFSSIATDEKGVIQIFNVGAERMLGYAAAEVVNKITPAEISDPQEVVARARALSIELATTIAPGFEALVFKASRGIEDIYELTYIRKDGSRFPAVVSVTALRDARNTIIGYLLIGTDNTARKQVEEEQKKLDQRLRDQQFYTRSLIESNIDALMTTDPAGIITDVNNQMETLTGRSREELIGELFKNYFTDPVLAKAGIKRVLSEGKVTDYELTARAKDGKETVVSYNATTFHNRDGVLQGVFAAARDVTERKRWDKVLQENTVELEKAKAIAEKANLAKSDFLSSMSHELRSPLNAILGFAQLMESDAPGPTPAQKASIEQILHAGWFLLELINDILDLAVIESGRLSLSLEAVSLPEVMIECQAMIEPQAQKRGISMSFPKFEHPCFIKADRTRLKQVLINLLSNAIKYNQAGGTVVVDCDLTPADRLRISVRDTGAGLTPELLAQLFQAFNRLGKEATGEEGTGIGLVVSKRLVELMEGTIGAQSTVGVGSVFWIELGADLDPHADFIKAVSTTLIAAPSEAGTRTRLLLYIEDNPANLKLIEQLISRRPDLRLLTAQNGKDGISLAHGYLPDVILMDINLPGISGIDAMKLIRLDPTTAHIPIVAVSANAIPSDIAKGLEAGFFRYLTKPIKVNEFMETLNVALEFAESGPALK
- a CDS encoding zinc-dependent alcohol dehydrogenase family protein, which translates into the protein MKALVYHSPGRKGLQDMPRPVLKEATDAVVRITKTTICGTDLHILKGDVPTVSEGRILGHEGIGIIEEAGTGVTRFHQGDRVLISCITACGKCEYCRRGMCSHCEQGGWILGNTIDGTQAEYVRIPWADTSLHHIPENADEEAMVMLSDILPTGYECGVLNGCVKPGDIVAIIGAGPVGLAALLTARFYSPADIIMIDRDDHRLDVAKKLGATKLINNSDGKALAKIMAMTFGRGVDVAIEAVGVPATFEICQAIIAPGGHIANVGVHGESVPLHLETLWSQNITITTRLVDAVTTPLLLKTVMSGRLLPKQLVTHHFPLSEVISAYDTFGNAARERALKVILTNE